From Salvia splendens isolate huo1 chromosome 16, SspV2, whole genome shotgun sequence, a single genomic window includes:
- the LOC121770074 gene encoding protein MICRORCHIDIA 6-like, which yields MTVEYWDYHCGLIGYKVLKVPRPMTHQVTPSPDSDRGPGIYQPVVLTRDSLPSFHQNAEGGTLRRKRNEQVVEPGRVNRMGGTGVRPVDSALGGDVLQHAINPARAVPVADAAVKIIQDNQKLHAQFKIFEETDKELNLKITKLTEEIQKERHEYARLLLETKMLEKVKRERAIREMRHS from the exons ATGACAGTAGAATACTG GGATTACCATTGTGGACTCATTGGCTATAAAGTTTTGAAAGTTCCTCGACCAATGACACATCAAGTGACACCTAGTCCTGATTCAGATCGTGGACCTGGTATATATCAACCTGTGGTGCTGACTAGAGACTCCTTACCGTCCTTCCATCAAAATGCAGAGG GAGGAACTCTCAGAAGGAAAAGAAACGAGCAAGTTGTGGAGCCTGGAAGGGTAAATAGGATGGGAGGTACAGGGGTGAGACCTGTTGACAGTGCTCTTGGCGGAGATGTACTACAG CATGCTATTAATCCTGCCAGAGCGGTTCCAGTAGCTGATGCTGCTGTTAAGATAATTCAAGATAACCAAAAACTCCACGCTCA ATTCAAGATATTTGAGGAGACTGACAAAGAGCTCAATCTCAAG ATTACAAAACTCACGGAAGAAATACAAAAAGAGCGTCATGAGTACGCTCGCTTGCTGCTAGAAACGAAAATGTTGGAGAAAGTGAAAAGGGAAAGGGCAATTAGGGAAATGAGACATTCCTGA